From Oryctolagus cuniculus chromosome 17, mOryCun1.1, whole genome shotgun sequence, a single genomic window includes:
- the GEMIN4 gene encoding gem-associated protein 4 isoform X1 — MTILHGGFLLAEQLFRPKALAELTKSDWEHVGRPIVEALREISSATAHSQPFAWKKKALIIIWAKVLQPCPVTPSDTEARWQEDIFFSVGNMIPTINHTVLFELLKSLEASGLFIQLLMALPTTVCRAELERFLEHMAIDTSSKDVAFFLDVWWEMMKHKGPQQDPLLSQFRTMAHKYLHPADEFSHPPKRFKSDPDVCPTMPLLAMLLNGLKQIQNRILGLGMKCCALANLADMLTVFALMEDDPQEVSATMYLDKLATVISVWNSDTQNPYHQQALVEKVKEAERDVSLTSLAKLPSETIFLGFEFMHSLLREWGEELQAMLNSSQGTNYDSYRLCDSLTSFSQNLKLYLDATSLSPEERRMVSELAECVQGFLRKTSRVPKDKGSEAIMASIAMAIIEQKMERHMEMCYVFAAEKKWAFSDEWVACLANNRALFREPGLILRLLETVVEVTASNRIIPESRMKQVIHLILECYADLSLPDKNKVLSGVLHSWGRKGLSEKLLPYLEGFQEDLNTTFNQLTQGTSEQGLARAVASVARLVVLYPEVTVKKMCSMAVINLGTHRFLAQILTAFPALRFTEEEGPRSPSTFVVSCLRETVWTKFSTPREEKQFLELLSCLMRPVRPPGIPVAALLEPDEVLKEFVLPFLMLDMDEVDLSLKICLQTLEASACLEDYWLQTCSPFPLLFSLCQLLDSFSKYWQLPKERRCLSLDGKDLVIRLLVLLCDTVSANADTFSPDTWGKSLSWLHRKLEQLDWTVGLRLKHFFEGHFKCEVPTTLFEICKLSESEWTSQAHPGYGPGTGLLAWMECSYVSSSVSEQMLSLLVVDVGNPEEVRLFSKGFLVALVQVMPWCSPQEWQRLHQLTRKLLEKQLLHVPYSLEYIQFVPLLNLKPFAQELQLSVLFLRAFQFLCSQSCRNWLPMEGWSHVVKLLCSSVTNLLDSVRLIQSVGPCAQGQEQDLTQETLFVYTQVFCHVLHIMAMLYQEVCEPLYVLALEILTCYETLSKTNPSVSSLLQKVNEQRFLKSIAENISPEERRQTLLQKINSF, encoded by the coding sequence ATGACTATTCTGCACGGGGGCTTCTTGCTGGCCGAGCAGCTATTCCGCCCCAAAGCGTTGGCAGAATTGACCAAGTCGGACTGGGAACACGTTGGGCGGCCCATCGTGGAGGCCTTGAGGGAGATCTCCTCGGCCACAGCACACTCCCAGCCCTTTGCGTGGAAGAAGAAAGCTCTGATCATCATCTGGGCCAAGGTTCTTCAGCCCTGTCCCGTCACCCCCTCTGACACGGAAGCTCGGTGGCAGGAAGACATATTCTTCTCCGTAGGCAACATGATTCCTACCATCAACCACACGGTTCTCTTTGAGCTGCTCAAGTCCCTGGAAGCATCTGGACTCTTCATCCAGCTCCTGATGGCCCTGCCCACCACCGTCTGCCGTGCAGAACTGGAGCGCTTCCTGGAGCACATGGCCATTGACACTTCTTCCAAGGATGTGGCCTTCTTCCTCGACGTCTGGTGGGAGATGATGAAGCACAAGGGCCCTCAGCAGGACCCCCTGCTCTCCCAGTTTAGGACCATGGCCCATAAGTACTTGCACCCTGCAGACGAGTTCTCCCACCCTCCAAAGAGGTTTAAGTCGGACCCAGATGTGTGTCCCACCATGCCCTTGCTGGCCATGCTGCTCAATGGGTTGAAGCAAATCCAGAACAGGATCCTGGGCCTGGGGATGAAGTGCTGTGCGCTGGCCAACCTGGCTGACATGCTGACCGTGTTTGCGCTGATGGAGGACGACCCCCAGGAAGTGTCTGCGACCATGTACCTGGACAAACTGGCCACGGTGATCTCTGTGTGGAATTCGGACACGCAGAACCCGTACCACCAACAGGCGTTGGTAGAGAAGGTCAAGGAGGCGGAGCGGGATGTCAGCCTGACCTCCCTGGCCAAGCTGCCGAGTGAGACCATTTTCCTGGGGTTTGAGTTCATGCACAGCCTGCTGCGGGAGTGGGGGGAGGAGCTGCAGGCCATGCTCAACAGCAGCCAGGGGACGAATTACGACAGCTACCGGCTGTGTGACAGTCTGACGTCCTTCAGCCAGAACCTGAAGCTCTACCTGGACGCCACCAGCCTGTCCCCGGAGGAGAGGCGGATGGTGTCCGAGCTGGCGGAGTGTGTCCAGGGCTTCCTGAGGAAGACAAGCAGGGTGCCAAAGGACAAGGGCTCTGAGGCCATCATGGCCTCCATCGCCATGGCCATCATTGAGCAGAAGATGGAGCGCCACATGGAGATGTGCTACGTCTTCGCTGCGGAGAAGAAGTGGGCCTTCTCAGACGAGTGGGTAGCCTGCCTGGCCAACAACAGGGCTCTCTTCCGGGAGCCAGGCTTGATTTTAAGGCTGCTAGAAACGGTGGTAGAAGTCACCGCGAGCAACAGAATCATCCCTGAATCTCGGATGAAACAGGTGATCCACTTGATCCTGGAATGTTACGCAGACCTCTCACTGCCAGATAAAAACAAAGTCCTGTCGGGCGTGCTGCATTCCTGGGGGCGCAAGGGCCTCTCTGAAAAGCTCTTGCCTTACCTGGAGGGTTTCCAGGAAGACCTCAATACGACTTTTAACCAGCTCACCCAGGGCACCTCGGAgcagggcttggccagggctgtggcttccGTGGCCCGCCTGGTGGTGCTGTACCCGGAGGTCACAGTGAAGAAGATGTGCAGCATGGCCGTGATCAACCTGGGCACCCACAGATTCCTGGCTCAGATTCTCACCGCCTTCCCCGCCCTCAGGTTCACGGAAGAGGAAGGGCCGCGTTCACCCAGCACTTTCGTGGTGTCGTGCCTCCGAGAAACTGTCTGGACCAAGTTCTCAACacccagagaggagaagcagtTTCTGGAGCTGCTGAGCTGCCTGATGAGGCCTGTGAGGCCCCCGGGGATCCCAGTCGCCGCCCTTCTTGAGCCGGACGAGGTGCTGAAGGAGTTTGTGCTGCCCTTCCTGATGCTGGACATGGACGAGGTGGACCTCAGCCTGAAGATCTGCCTGCAGACCCTCGAGGCCAGCGCGTGCTTGGAGGACTACTGGCTCCAGACCTGCTCCCCGTTCCCCCTCCTCTTCAGCTTGTGCCAGCTTCTGGACAGCTTCAGCAAGTACTGGCAGCTGCCCAAAGAGAGGCGCTGCCTCTCCCTGGATGGGAAAGACCTGGTGATCCGTCTCCTGGTGCTGCTCTGTGACACTGTGTCGGCCAACGCGGACACCTTCTCCCCAGACACCTGGGGCAAGTCCCTGTCCTGGCTCCACCggaagctggagcagctggactggacAGTGGGCCTGAGACTCAAGCACTTCTTTGAGGGCCACTTCAAGTGCGAGGTGCCCACCACACTCTTTGAGATCTGTAAGCTTTCTGAGTCTGAGTGGACCTCCCAGGCCCACCCAGGGTATGGGCCGGGCACAGGGCTTCTGGCCTGGATGGAGTGCAGCTACGTGTCCAGCAGCGTCTCGGAGCAGATGCTCTCCCTCTTGGTGGTGGACGTGGGCAATCCTGAGGAGGTCCGGTTGTTCAGCAAGGGCTTTCTGGTGGCCCTGGTGCAAGTCATGCCTTGGTGCAGCCCCCAGGAGTGGCAGCGACTTCACCAGCTGACCAGGAAGCTGTTGGAGAAACAGCTCCTCCATGTCCCCTATAGCCTGGAGTACATTCAGTTTGTTCCCCTGCTCAACCTGAAGCCTTTTGCCCAGGAGCTGCAACTCTCTGTGCTCTTCCTGAGAGCTTTCCAGTTTCTCTGCAGCCAGAGTTGTCGTAATTGGCTTCCTATGGAAGGCTGGAGCCACGTGGTCAAACTCCTGTGCAGCAGTGTGACCAACCTCCTGGACTCCGTTAGGCTGATACAGTCAGTTGGCCCTTGCGCCCAAGGCCAAGAGCAGGACCTGACCCAGGAAACCCTGTTTGTTTATACCCAGGTGTTCTGTCATGTTCTGCACATCATGGCCATGCTCTACCAAGAGGTCTGTGAACCGCTGTATGTGCTGGCCTTGGAAATCCTCACCTGCTATGAGACCCTGAGCAAGACCAACCCTTCCGTCAGCTCCCTGTTACAGAAGGTGAATGAGCAGCGCTTCTTAAAGTCCATCGCCGAGAACATCAGCCCGGAGGAGCGGCGCCAGACCCTGCTGCAGAAGATCAACAGCTTCTGA
- the GEMIN4 gene encoding gem-associated protein 4 isoform X2, producing the protein MDLGPLNICEEMTILHGGFLLAEQLFRPKALAELTKSDWEHVGRPIVEALREISSATAHSQPFAWKKKALIIIWAKVLQPCPVTPSDTEARWQEDIFFSVGNMIPTINHTVLFELLKSLEASGLFIQLLMALPTTVCRAELERFLEHMAIDTSSKDVAFFLDVWWEMMKHKGPQQDPLLSQFRTMAHKYLHPADEFSHPPKRFKSDPDVCPTMPLLAMLLNGLKQIQNRILGLGMKCCALANLADMLTVFALMEDDPQEVSATMYLDKLATVISVWNSDTQNPYHQQALVEKVKEAERDVSLTSLAKLPSETIFLGFEFMHSLLREWGEELQAMLNSSQGTNYDSYRLCDSLTSFSQNLKLYLDATSLSPEERRMVSELAECVQGFLRKTSRVPKDKGSEAIMASIAMAIIEQKMERHMEMCYVFAAEKKWAFSDEWVACLANNRALFREPGLILRLLETVVEVTASNRIIPESRMKQVIHLILECYADLSLPDKNKVLSGVLHSWGRKGLSEKLLPYLEGFQEDLNTTFNQLTQGTSEQGLARAVASVARLVVLYPEVTVKKMCSMAVINLGTHRFLAQILTAFPALRFTEEEGPRSPSTFVVSCLRETVWTKFSTPREEKQFLELLSCLMRPVRPPGIPVAALLEPDEVLKEFVLPFLMLDMDEVDLSLKICLQTLEASACLEDYWLQTCSPFPLLFSLCQLLDSFSKYWQLPKERRCLSLDGKDLVIRLLVLLCDTVSANADTFSPDTWGKSLSWLHRKLEQLDWTVGLRLKHFFEGHFKCEVPTTLFEICKLSESEWTSQAHPGYGPGTGLLAWMECSYVSSSVSEQMLSLLVVDVGNPEEVRLFSKGFLVALVQVMPWCSPQEWQRLHQLTRKLLEKQLLHVPYSLEYIQFVPLLNLKPFAQELQLSVLFLRAFQFLCSQSCRNWLPMEGWSHVVKLLCSSVTNLLDSVRLIQSVGPCAQGQEQDLTQETLFVYTQVFCHVLHIMAMLYQEVCEPLYVLALEILTCYETLSKTNPSVSSLLQKVNEQRFLKSIAENISPEERRQTLLQKINSF; encoded by the coding sequence GGCCTTTGAACATCTGTGAGGAAATGACTATTCTGCACGGGGGCTTCTTGCTGGCCGAGCAGCTATTCCGCCCCAAAGCGTTGGCAGAATTGACCAAGTCGGACTGGGAACACGTTGGGCGGCCCATCGTGGAGGCCTTGAGGGAGATCTCCTCGGCCACAGCACACTCCCAGCCCTTTGCGTGGAAGAAGAAAGCTCTGATCATCATCTGGGCCAAGGTTCTTCAGCCCTGTCCCGTCACCCCCTCTGACACGGAAGCTCGGTGGCAGGAAGACATATTCTTCTCCGTAGGCAACATGATTCCTACCATCAACCACACGGTTCTCTTTGAGCTGCTCAAGTCCCTGGAAGCATCTGGACTCTTCATCCAGCTCCTGATGGCCCTGCCCACCACCGTCTGCCGTGCAGAACTGGAGCGCTTCCTGGAGCACATGGCCATTGACACTTCTTCCAAGGATGTGGCCTTCTTCCTCGACGTCTGGTGGGAGATGATGAAGCACAAGGGCCCTCAGCAGGACCCCCTGCTCTCCCAGTTTAGGACCATGGCCCATAAGTACTTGCACCCTGCAGACGAGTTCTCCCACCCTCCAAAGAGGTTTAAGTCGGACCCAGATGTGTGTCCCACCATGCCCTTGCTGGCCATGCTGCTCAATGGGTTGAAGCAAATCCAGAACAGGATCCTGGGCCTGGGGATGAAGTGCTGTGCGCTGGCCAACCTGGCTGACATGCTGACCGTGTTTGCGCTGATGGAGGACGACCCCCAGGAAGTGTCTGCGACCATGTACCTGGACAAACTGGCCACGGTGATCTCTGTGTGGAATTCGGACACGCAGAACCCGTACCACCAACAGGCGTTGGTAGAGAAGGTCAAGGAGGCGGAGCGGGATGTCAGCCTGACCTCCCTGGCCAAGCTGCCGAGTGAGACCATTTTCCTGGGGTTTGAGTTCATGCACAGCCTGCTGCGGGAGTGGGGGGAGGAGCTGCAGGCCATGCTCAACAGCAGCCAGGGGACGAATTACGACAGCTACCGGCTGTGTGACAGTCTGACGTCCTTCAGCCAGAACCTGAAGCTCTACCTGGACGCCACCAGCCTGTCCCCGGAGGAGAGGCGGATGGTGTCCGAGCTGGCGGAGTGTGTCCAGGGCTTCCTGAGGAAGACAAGCAGGGTGCCAAAGGACAAGGGCTCTGAGGCCATCATGGCCTCCATCGCCATGGCCATCATTGAGCAGAAGATGGAGCGCCACATGGAGATGTGCTACGTCTTCGCTGCGGAGAAGAAGTGGGCCTTCTCAGACGAGTGGGTAGCCTGCCTGGCCAACAACAGGGCTCTCTTCCGGGAGCCAGGCTTGATTTTAAGGCTGCTAGAAACGGTGGTAGAAGTCACCGCGAGCAACAGAATCATCCCTGAATCTCGGATGAAACAGGTGATCCACTTGATCCTGGAATGTTACGCAGACCTCTCACTGCCAGATAAAAACAAAGTCCTGTCGGGCGTGCTGCATTCCTGGGGGCGCAAGGGCCTCTCTGAAAAGCTCTTGCCTTACCTGGAGGGTTTCCAGGAAGACCTCAATACGACTTTTAACCAGCTCACCCAGGGCACCTCGGAgcagggcttggccagggctgtggcttccGTGGCCCGCCTGGTGGTGCTGTACCCGGAGGTCACAGTGAAGAAGATGTGCAGCATGGCCGTGATCAACCTGGGCACCCACAGATTCCTGGCTCAGATTCTCACCGCCTTCCCCGCCCTCAGGTTCACGGAAGAGGAAGGGCCGCGTTCACCCAGCACTTTCGTGGTGTCGTGCCTCCGAGAAACTGTCTGGACCAAGTTCTCAACacccagagaggagaagcagtTTCTGGAGCTGCTGAGCTGCCTGATGAGGCCTGTGAGGCCCCCGGGGATCCCAGTCGCCGCCCTTCTTGAGCCGGACGAGGTGCTGAAGGAGTTTGTGCTGCCCTTCCTGATGCTGGACATGGACGAGGTGGACCTCAGCCTGAAGATCTGCCTGCAGACCCTCGAGGCCAGCGCGTGCTTGGAGGACTACTGGCTCCAGACCTGCTCCCCGTTCCCCCTCCTCTTCAGCTTGTGCCAGCTTCTGGACAGCTTCAGCAAGTACTGGCAGCTGCCCAAAGAGAGGCGCTGCCTCTCCCTGGATGGGAAAGACCTGGTGATCCGTCTCCTGGTGCTGCTCTGTGACACTGTGTCGGCCAACGCGGACACCTTCTCCCCAGACACCTGGGGCAAGTCCCTGTCCTGGCTCCACCggaagctggagcagctggactggacAGTGGGCCTGAGACTCAAGCACTTCTTTGAGGGCCACTTCAAGTGCGAGGTGCCCACCACACTCTTTGAGATCTGTAAGCTTTCTGAGTCTGAGTGGACCTCCCAGGCCCACCCAGGGTATGGGCCGGGCACAGGGCTTCTGGCCTGGATGGAGTGCAGCTACGTGTCCAGCAGCGTCTCGGAGCAGATGCTCTCCCTCTTGGTGGTGGACGTGGGCAATCCTGAGGAGGTCCGGTTGTTCAGCAAGGGCTTTCTGGTGGCCCTGGTGCAAGTCATGCCTTGGTGCAGCCCCCAGGAGTGGCAGCGACTTCACCAGCTGACCAGGAAGCTGTTGGAGAAACAGCTCCTCCATGTCCCCTATAGCCTGGAGTACATTCAGTTTGTTCCCCTGCTCAACCTGAAGCCTTTTGCCCAGGAGCTGCAACTCTCTGTGCTCTTCCTGAGAGCTTTCCAGTTTCTCTGCAGCCAGAGTTGTCGTAATTGGCTTCCTATGGAAGGCTGGAGCCACGTGGTCAAACTCCTGTGCAGCAGTGTGACCAACCTCCTGGACTCCGTTAGGCTGATACAGTCAGTTGGCCCTTGCGCCCAAGGCCAAGAGCAGGACCTGACCCAGGAAACCCTGTTTGTTTATACCCAGGTGTTCTGTCATGTTCTGCACATCATGGCCATGCTCTACCAAGAGGTCTGTGAACCGCTGTATGTGCTGGCCTTGGAAATCCTCACCTGCTATGAGACCCTGAGCAAGACCAACCCTTCCGTCAGCTCCCTGTTACAGAAGGTGAATGAGCAGCGCTTCTTAAAGTCCATCGCCGAGAACATCAGCCCGGAGGAGCGGCGCCAGACCCTGCTGCAGAAGATCAACAGCTTCTGA
- the TLCD3A gene encoding TLC domain-containing protein 3A isoform X1 → MLLTLAWGSLFFPGLFAFCTWALRRSRPEWTDIDCVMISTRLVSSVQAVLATGSGIVVIRSCNNVISDRHWLAREYVWFLIPYMIYDTYAMYLCEWYRARDQNRGHATTFRNFLSQNRLMITHHAVILFVLVPVAQRLRGHLGDFFVGCIFTAELSTPFVSLGRILIQLKQQHTLLYKVNGILTLATFLSCRILLFPFMYWAYGQQQGLNLIQVPFNIPFYCNVANAFLIAPQIYWFSLLCKKAARLFDVPEVKKEG, encoded by the exons ATGCTGCTGACGCTGGCCTGGGGCTCGCTCTTCTTCCCCGGGCTCTTCGCGTTCTGCACCTGGGCGCTGCGCCGCTCGCGGCCCGAATGGACCGACATCGACTGCGTGATGATCAGCACCAG GCTGGTTTCTTCGGTGCAGGCTGTGCTGGCCACTGGCTCCGGCATCGTAGTCATCCGCTCCTGCAACAACGTGATCAGCGACAG GCACTGGCTTGCCCGAGAGTACGTCTGGTTTTTAATTCCGTACATGATCTATGACACTTATGCAATGTACCTCTGTGAATGGTACCGGGCCAGAGACCAGAACCGTGGACACGCCACCACCTTCCGAAACTTCCTCAGTCAGAACCGCCTCATGATCACGCACCATGCAGTCATTCTGTTTGTCCTCGTGCCGGTCGCACAG AGGCTCCGGGGACACCTCGGCGATTTCTTTGTTGGCTGCATCTTCACGGCAGAACTGAGCACTCCGTTTGTGTCGCTGGGCAGAATTCTGATTCAG CTAAAGCAGCAGCACACCCTTCTGTACAAGGTGAATGGAATCCTCACGCTAGCCACCTTCCTATCCTGCCGGATCctccttttccccttcatgtACTGGGCCTACGGCCAACAGCAGGGGCTGAACCTGATCCAAGTGCCATTCAACATCCCTTTCTATTGCAACGTGGCCAACGCCTTCCTCATCGCTCCCCAGatctactggttctctctgctGTGCAAGAAAGCAGCTCGGCTCTTTGACGTTCCCGAGGTCAAAAAGGAGGGGTAA
- the TLCD3A gene encoding TLC domain-containing protein 3A isoform X2 gives MRASHAVLTAVPDALHDVRLVSSVQAVLATGSGIVVIRSCNNVISDRHWLAREYVWFLIPYMIYDTYAMYLCEWYRARDQNRGHATTFRNFLSQNRLMITHHAVILFVLVPVAQRLRGHLGDFFVGCIFTAELSTPFVSLGRILIQLKQQHTLLYKVNGILTLATFLSCRILLFPFMYWAYGQQQGLNLIQVPFNIPFYCNVANAFLIAPQIYWFSLLCKKAARLFDVPEVKKEG, from the exons GCTGGTTTCTTCGGTGCAGGCTGTGCTGGCCACTGGCTCCGGCATCGTAGTCATCCGCTCCTGCAACAACGTGATCAGCGACAG GCACTGGCTTGCCCGAGAGTACGTCTGGTTTTTAATTCCGTACATGATCTATGACACTTATGCAATGTACCTCTGTGAATGGTACCGGGCCAGAGACCAGAACCGTGGACACGCCACCACCTTCCGAAACTTCCTCAGTCAGAACCGCCTCATGATCACGCACCATGCAGTCATTCTGTTTGTCCTCGTGCCGGTCGCACAG AGGCTCCGGGGACACCTCGGCGATTTCTTTGTTGGCTGCATCTTCACGGCAGAACTGAGCACTCCGTTTGTGTCGCTGGGCAGAATTCTGATTCAG CTAAAGCAGCAGCACACCCTTCTGTACAAGGTGAATGGAATCCTCACGCTAGCCACCTTCCTATCCTGCCGGATCctccttttccccttcatgtACTGGGCCTACGGCCAACAGCAGGGGCTGAACCTGATCCAAGTGCCATTCAACATCCCTTTCTATTGCAACGTGGCCAACGCCTTCCTCATCGCTCCCCAGatctactggttctctctgctGTGCAAGAAAGCAGCTCGGCTCTTTGACGTTCCCGAGGTCAAAAAGGAGGGGTAA